A portion of the Candidatus Eisenbacteria bacterium genome contains these proteins:
- a CDS encoding ABC transporter permease codes for MLVPIAYGTRSLFVRRWTSIFTAGGIGLVVAVTILLAGLVGGLQRMLVGTGDPDNLVVLRKGATNDGSSFLTREAVQIVRALPGIATGADGRPLVSPEIINQPFMRTREGGRENVLVRGIEPVAFEVHRDVRLVEGRMLQPKLGEVVVGKGVALRHDGAHVGGRLSFGRRTWTVVGVFDGGGTAFDSEIWADLSDVQDDARRPSGCSGIRLRIAPGADRQALVERIAADARVTLEGKPETVYYEEQAEAANSLYVLVLVLAVIMATGATFGALNTMYAAVAGRTAEIGTLRALGFSRTAILLSFLSESLLLAAGGFVGGVVLGVAAMWAVNTLLQGVAFSMMTFSVATVLLQPSTTGVLLGLLFAIAIGGLGGLAPAWRASRLRVVDALHRA; via the coding sequence ATGCTCGTCCCCATCGCCTACGGCACGCGCAGCCTCTTCGTCCGGCGCTGGACGAGCATCTTCACCGCCGGCGGCATCGGGCTCGTGGTCGCGGTGACGATCCTCCTCGCGGGCCTGGTGGGTGGGCTCCAGCGGATGCTGGTCGGCACCGGCGATCCCGACAACCTCGTCGTCCTGCGCAAGGGCGCGACGAACGACGGGTCGAGCTTCCTCACGCGCGAAGCCGTGCAGATCGTCCGAGCCCTCCCGGGGATCGCGACCGGCGCCGACGGGCGGCCGCTGGTCTCGCCCGAGATCATCAACCAGCCGTTCATGCGCACGCGCGAGGGTGGGCGCGAGAACGTCCTCGTGCGCGGCATCGAGCCCGTGGCCTTCGAGGTGCATCGCGACGTGCGCCTCGTGGAAGGCCGCATGCTGCAGCCGAAGCTCGGCGAGGTCGTGGTCGGCAAGGGCGTTGCGCTCCGGCACGACGGCGCGCACGTCGGCGGACGGCTCTCCTTCGGGCGGCGCACCTGGACCGTCGTCGGCGTCTTCGACGGCGGCGGGACGGCGTTCGACAGCGAGATCTGGGCCGACCTCAGCGACGTGCAGGACGACGCGCGGCGGCCGTCGGGTTGCTCCGGCATCCGGCTGCGCATCGCGCCGGGAGCCGACCGGCAGGCGCTCGTCGAGCGCATCGCGGCCGACGCGCGCGTGACGCTCGAGGGGAAGCCGGAGACCGTCTACTACGAGGAGCAGGCCGAGGCCGCGAACTCCCTCTACGTCCTGGTGCTCGTGCTCGCCGTCATCATGGCGACCGGCGCCACGTTCGGCGCGCTCAACACCATGTACGCCGCGGTCGCGGGCCGCACGGCGGAGATCGGCACCCTGCGCGCGCTCGGGTTCTCGCGCACGGCGATCCTCCTGTCGTTCCTCTCGGAATCGCTCCTGCTCGCGGCCGGCGGCTTCGTGGGCGGCGTGGTCCTGGGCGTCGCCGCCATGTGGGCCGTCAACACGTTGCTCCAGGGCGTTGCCTTCAGCATGATGACCTTCAGCGTGGCGACCGTGCTGCTCCAACCGTCCACCACCGGCGTGCTCCTGGGCCTCCTGTTCGCGATCGCGATCGGCGGGCTCGGCGGGCTCGCGCCCGCGTGGCGGGCGTCGCGGTTGCGCGTCGTGGACGCGCTCCATCGGGCGTGA
- a CDS encoding efflux RND transporter periplasmic adaptor subunit, translating to MAESAPALRENLKALRLDRRPAPAPRRSRRRIAAGIVALLVLLLVVARGLRGGAAVPVETARVVKLAPSGDGSPSAVPVLAGSGYVVSADRYISIGVRVPGRIDRYLVEEGAHVKAGDPLVQLDARDYESAVARLEATLRSAHAQAVLKRKQLERARSLAGSKVVSRDELDVRQAEADAADAAVNQNEAELAAAKVNLEYTTLRAPRSGVILAKLKEVGEIAVPGGFSGSGDLIRMANLEDLRGQVDITESELAKVHMGQRAEVVPDAYPDRKYPAHVVKLYPQVDRQKGTLRVEVQIERLDDFLWPDMSARITFLEDVPTPPGAGAVLVPRSALRTDEAGSFVWVVRDGRVGRAGVVTDRTFGEQVQVTGGLGGDEVVVVGSPPPLRDGQAVATK from the coding sequence ATGGCGGAGTCGGCTCCCGCGCTGCGCGAGAACCTGAAGGCGCTCCGGCTGGATCGCCGACCCGCGCCCGCGCCGCGCCGCTCGCGGCGCCGGATCGCGGCCGGCATCGTCGCGCTGCTCGTGCTCCTGCTCGTCGTCGCGCGCGGCCTGCGTGGCGGCGCCGCGGTGCCAGTCGAGACGGCGCGCGTCGTGAAGCTCGCCCCGAGCGGCGACGGCAGCCCGTCGGCGGTGCCCGTGCTCGCGGGCTCGGGCTACGTCGTCAGCGCCGATCGCTACATCTCGATCGGCGTGCGCGTGCCCGGTCGCATCGACCGCTACCTCGTCGAGGAAGGCGCGCACGTGAAGGCGGGCGATCCGCTCGTGCAGCTCGACGCCCGCGACTACGAATCGGCGGTCGCGCGGCTCGAGGCGACGCTCCGCAGCGCGCACGCGCAGGCGGTGCTGAAGCGCAAGCAGCTCGAGCGGGCGCGCTCGCTCGCGGGATCGAAGGTCGTCAGCCGCGACGAGCTGGACGTGCGCCAGGCCGAGGCCGACGCGGCCGATGCCGCCGTCAACCAGAACGAAGCCGAGCTCGCGGCGGCGAAGGTGAACCTCGAGTACACCACCCTGCGCGCGCCGCGCAGCGGCGTCATCCTCGCCAAGCTGAAGGAGGTCGGCGAGATCGCGGTTCCGGGCGGGTTCTCCGGCTCGGGCGACTTGATCCGCATGGCGAACCTCGAGGACCTGCGCGGCCAGGTCGACATCACCGAGAGCGAGCTCGCGAAGGTGCACATGGGCCAGCGGGCCGAGGTCGTCCCGGACGCCTATCCCGACCGGAAGTATCCGGCCCACGTCGTGAAGCTCTACCCGCAGGTCGATCGCCAGAAGGGGACGCTGCGCGTCGAGGTGCAGATCGAACGCCTCGACGACTTCCTGTGGCCCGACATGAGCGCGCGCATCACGTTCCTGGAGGACGTCCCGACGCCGCCGGGGGCCGGTGCCGTCCTCGTCCCGCGCAGCGCGCTGCGCACCGACGAGGCGGGATCGTTCGTGTGGGTCGTGCGCGACGGGCGCGTCGGGCGCGCCGGCGTCGTGACCGATCGCACGTTCGGCGAGCAGGTGCAGGTGACGGGTGGCCTCGGGGGCGACGAGGTCGTCGTCGTCGGCTCGCCGCCGCCGCTGCGCGACGGGCAAGCCGTCGCGACGAAGTAG